The sequence GAATTGGTTCGTTCCAGATGCTTGCTATGATTGATGCGACAGCAGGTTTACAAACTTCGCATCCATTTCCACGGCCAAGTTCTTTGATTACATCAGGAAAAGTTTTTAATGATTTTACTTTGATGACTTGGAAGAGTTCTTTTCGAGAATATTTGAAATGTTCGCAGAGATGTTCAGTGACTACTTTTCCTTGAACTTTTAGTTCTGCTTTTAAGATTGAATTTACTTGTGGTAAACAACCACCGCAGCCACTTCCTGCCTTGGAACAATTTTTTAAAATGGTAATGTCATAACATTCTTTTTCACGAATGGCTTTTAGGATATCACCTTTGGATACATTGTTGCAGGAACAAATTTTTGCTTCATCTGGTAATGTATCTGCACCAAATAAATTTTCTGCCGACACAGATCCAACGATCAAAGTTTCGGGTTCCTCCGGAAGTTCCATTTTGTTCAAATAAAAAGACAAAAGGTTTCCATACGCTTTTGCATCTCCAACAAGGATCCCTCCGAGTAAGTATTTCCCGTCAGGTGAGATGACTAATTTTTTATAAACACCACTTCTTGGGTTTTTGAAAACAATTGGTATATGTTCGGCTTGTCCAAGAGCATCACCGAAAGAAGCCACTTCAACACCAATTAATTTTAGTTTGGTGGATAAGTCCGATCCAGTATAAACTTTTGGTTTACTACCTGGGCTACATAAATTAAAAGCAAGAGTTTCGGCCATTTCATATCCGGGAGCCACTAGTCCATAGATAAAATTTCTATGTAAAGCTACTTCTCCAATTGCATAGATGCCGTATACATTTGTCCCCATACCATCATCAACGATGATACCGCCACGTTCCCCAACGGCAATCCCGGCTTCCTTTGCCAACTCATCTCTTGGGCGAATTCCAGCTGATACAATCAACATATCAAATTGAAGGTTTCCTCCATCTTTGAACTCGAAACCTTCAATTTTTTCATTCCCAAGGACTTTTTCAGTTTGTTTGTTTAAATGAATTTCAACGCCAATTTCTTCAATTTTTGATTTTAAAATGGAAGCTCCACCATCATCCAATTGCCTTGGCATAAGTCTCGGAGCAAATTCGACAACATGTGTTTCTTTTCCTAAATCAACTAAAGCTTTTGCTGCTTCAAGACCAAGTAGACCGCCACCTAACACAGCTGCTTTTTTTATTTTTTTGCTGTATTCCATTGTTTGTTCTAGGTCTTCAATGGTTCTATAAACAAAAACTCCTTCTTTGTCTAATCCTTCGAGAGGTGGAACAAAGGGAGAGGATCCAGTTGCAAAAATCAATTCATCAAATTCTAATTCTGTACCTAAATTTGTAACTAACTTGCGTTTAATGGTATCAATCGATATGGCAGGTTCGGATAATAACAGTTTAATTCCATTGGTTCTATACCAGTCGGGGGGACAAAGGTACAAGGAATCGGCAGATTTATCAGCAAAGTATTCGGAAAGATGGACCCGATCATAAGCACGTCTTGGTTCTTCTCCAAGTACTGTGATTTCGAATTTGTCTGTGCCACCAAACTCAACCAATTTTTCGCAAAATCTGTGACCAACCATTCCATTTCCAATGACAATTAACTTTCGCTTAATCATTTTGTTACCCTACCTGGACAAAAAAAGTATTTCGATTGGTGACCTAGAACCCTTCCAATCTTCCTACAATATGCACGAAGTGTACCTAAGAGAGGCAGCTAGTTTAAAAATCCGACTGATCAGAGGTCGAACTTAGGGAATTCAGAGGGGTAAAGCAGGAAAATAGGAAAATACTTTCCGATTCTAAGGAAATCGACGCCATTTTGAAACCGTGTTCCCAAGGTAAGTGAGTTTCCTTTTCGAATGGCTCTCTTCTTTTTCATTAGAATCTAATGAAAATGTACGTTTTATATGCAGAATGTTGATTCAAAATTTTGATTCACTAGAATTCCCGATTTCAATCTGAGATGAATGAGTTCAAATTCCTATTGGAATAAGCATTTTTATGAATTATTCAGCAATTGGCATAGTTATTGCTGATTGTTCTTGTGATGACAAGAGAATCCTATCCATCGACTTGCTCCTACTGCGGAGTAGGCTGCGGAGTTACCGTACATAAAACGAGTCCCACTGAGATTTTAATCGAAGGGGATACGGAACATCCTGCGAATAAAGGACTTTTGTGTTCAAAAGGAATGAACTTACATTATACAGTGATGGATAAAACGGATCGGGTTCTTTATCCATTTCATAGAAAAGATAGAAATAATCAATTATCAAAAGTTAGCTGGGATTTCGCTTTATCAGGAATTGCAGACCAGTTTAAAAAATTCATTCAAACTTATGGACCGGATTCTGTTGGGTTTTATGTGTCTGGCCAACTCCTGACTGAAGAATATTATATTATTAACAAACTCATTAAAGGGTTTATTGGTAGTAACAATATTGATACGAACTCTAGACTCTGTATGAGTTCTGCCGTAGTCGGCTATAAAATGGCATTGGGGGAAGATAGTGTCCCCATTACTTATGAAGATATTGAGTTAGCAGATTGTTTTCTAATTGCTGGTGCTAATCCAGCTTGGTGTCATCCCATTTTATTTCGTAGGATTGAAGCACATAAAAAAAATCATCCAGAAATAAAGATCATAGTCGTTGATCCAAGAAGAACTGATACTTGTGAAGATGCTGATTTACATTTACAAATTCATCCAGGAACCGATATTTTTCTCTTTCATGCCATCGCAAAAATTCTTATCGATAACAATTGGATTGATTCTGAGTTTATTCAATCGCATACAGAAGGGATGGATGATTTAAAGATTCTATTATCTGAATTTGATGTAGAATCAGCAGCAGAAACCTGTGGAATTCCTGTCAGTGACATTCATTTGGCAGCATCTTATATTGGTAAGGCGAAAGGTTTTTTGTCACTTTGGGCGATGGGATTAAACCAAAGTGTTGTAGGTGTCAATAAAAACTTAGCTCTTATCAATTTGTCTCTTCTCACAGGAAAAATTGGGAAACCTGGAAGTGGTCCGTTTTCTTTGACGGGACAACCAAATGCTATGGGGGGTCGGGAAGTTGGTGGACTATGCAATCTATTACCTGCGCACCGAGATTTAAGTAACGCAGATCACAGGGAAGAAGTGGCAAAGTTTTGGGGAGTAGAAACCGAAGTCATTCAAAGTAAACCTGGGTTTACTGCTGTGGAAATGTTTGAAAATCTTAGAACAGGAAAGATGAAGGCAGTTTGGATCATTTGTACAAACCCAACAACGAGTTTGCCTGATGCGCGAATAGTTGAACAAGGGTTACGTGCTGCTGAACTTGTTGTTGTTCAAGATATATCTATGAATTCTGCTGCAATTCCTTTTGCAGATTATGTTCTTCCAGCTGCTGGATGGTCAGAAAAACAAGGAACCATGACAAATTCGGATCGTCGGGTTACTTATCTTTCAAAAATCTTAGAACCACCAGGTGAAGCGTTAGCTGATACTTTTATCATTAAAAAATTTGCTGAAAAAATGGGGTTTGGATCTTATTTTAGTTACCAAACAGAAGAAGATGTTTTTTTAGAGCATTGTGCTTTAACTAAAAATACAAAAATTGATATCAGTGGACTGGACTATACGATTTTAAAAGAAAAACGTTCTGTGCAGTGGCCATATCCTCATAAAGATCACGGTGGAACTCCACGTTTATTTTCTGATCATATTTTTTATCGAGCGAATGGAAAAGCAAAGATCTTCAATGTTTCGCCAGAAGATACTTCCGAAAAAACTTCCGAATTGTTTCCGTTTATTTTAACAACAGGAAGAATTCGTGACCAGTGGCATACCATGACAAGGACTGGAAAAGTTCAAAAACTGATGGAACACAAACCGGAACCTTATCTGGAGATCCATCCAGAAGATGCAAAACGAATCACACTCGAAGATGGCGCCATTGCAGAAGTTTCAAATGAAAGAGGTCTTGTCCGAGTTCGAACTAAAATCACAGATACGATCAAACAAGGAACTGTTTTTTTACCAATGCATTGGGGTAAAAAAAATAAAAACGACGAATCAAGGGCAAACAACCTAACAAATAAAGACTATGATCCATTTTCCAAACAACCTGGGTTTAAAATTTCTGCGGTCCAAGTAAAACCTTATACAAAAGAAAAAGAAAAAATTCTGATCATTGGTGGTGGGAACAGTACTTATGCCTTTATAAAAAATTATAAAGAATTAGTTCCAGATGATGAAATCACCGTTATTTGTAAGGAAGAAAATCCGCTTTATAATCGAATCCTCCTTCCTGATTTTATCAGCGGTGAAAAAGAATTCCAAGAACTCTCTAGTGCCAATTCAGAGGAAGTAATCTCTTGGAATATCAATTTGCACACTTCAACATCGGTCACAGAAATTTTGCCAGAAGCAAAGATTGTGAAAGACTCGTTCGGAAATTCTTTTTCGTATAACAAACTGATTTTGGCGACTGGAAGTTCTCCTCAGATTCCGAAATACATTGCGCAAGATATGGTCGGAGTATTTAGTTTAAGAGCTAAAAATGATGCAGATCGAATCAAAGGTTTTTTTGTTCCCGATTCCCATGCGTTGATTGTTGGTGGTGGTCTTCTTGGTTTGGAACTGGCAGCTGCATTAAAATCATTGAATGTAAAAGTAACAGTTCTTGTTAGAACAGATCGGTTGATGTCCAAACAATTAGATTCTATTGCTTGTGATATCCTAAAAGAAGAAATTCAAAAACGAGAAATTGAAGTATTGTTTAATTCTGAAATTTCCAAAGTGAATGGATTTGGACGAGTCACCAATGTTGAATTGAAAGATGGTCGTAAACTTTATCCAGATGGAATTGTTTATGCGATGGGAACCAGTCCAAATTTACATTTAGCAAAAGGATTAGGATTTGAGTTGGGAGAAGGGATAAAAGTAAACGAATTTTTACAGACAAGTGATCCTGATATTTATGCCATTGGGGAAGTTGCCGAACATACAAGCGGTGTGTATGGGACAGTTCTTGCGGCCGAAGAACAGGCAAAGATTGCCGCCTTACATATATTTGGTTATAAATATAAAACTTATTCTGGTTCCTTACATTCCAATTTATTAAAAATTCCTGGGCTTGAATTAGTGTCTTTAAAACTTCCAGGTGTTTCTTTTGAAAATCTTTCCGATGAATATGAAGAAATAGTTTTTTTAGATCGAAAACGAAGACGTTATAAAAAATGTATTGTGAAAGGTGACAAATTAGTTGGTGCCATTCTTATCGGTGACAAAGCAGAGTTTGTTGAATATAAAACCTTAATTTCCAGTGGCGTTGAACTTGGTGAAAAACGAGGAAAACTTCTTTCTGCTGGGACAGTCACCAAACCGCCGAAAGGTGCATTGGTTTGTTCATGTAACAGTGTGGGGCGGGGCAATATTGAAGATGAAATTAAAAATGGAGCCAACAATTTAGAAGCCATCATGACAAATACGGGAGCAGGGACTGGCTGCGGGAGCTGTCGTCCTGAAGTCAACCAAATCATCAAACAAATGTTAGAGCATACCAAAACTACCGTTTGATCCAAATCACAGACGGTTTTTAGGTTCGTTTTTTTTTGCCAACCAGTCGGACGTAAACAAAAAGCAACGGGAGATTGCTTCAGGATTTCGTGAAGAATTACTTGAAAATGAGACCTATTCTCATTTTATGGGTGTATCTGCGACTCGGAGTTTTCTTTTGAAAGCAAAAACTTGGTATCAATTGCATATGGTCCTTGGAATTTTTGGGGCTAGTTTCCTTCTGGTTTTGGGAGTGACGGGTTCGCTTTTGGTTTATGGAAAAGAACTCCAAGCGTTCACAGGTTTACTGTCCATTGAGGTAAAAATAGAACGATTGCCATTTGATCTTCTATACAAACGATTGTTAGAGCAGGTACCTGATGGAAGTGTTGCTGGTTGGTTAGTCTCCGATACCAAAGACCAAGCGGACCAGGTTTGGTTTCATAATTTAGAAATTCCTAGTAAAGAATCAGTTTATTTGATCAATCCATATGATGGCAATATTACCGGAGAATTAAAAGAAAATCGAAGTGATAGTTTATATGGATTCCTTCTTGTTTTGCATTATAGCCTTTTTCTTGGAGGAGTAGGGTATTTTTTTACTGGTTGTATTGCACTTGTTTATTTGTTTTTGGCTATTAGTGGAATCAAACTTTATAAACGGTTTTGGTTAAGTCTTTTGCAACTTCGTTTAAGAGAAAGTATGCAGATTCTATTCTCCGATTTACACAAGTTTGTTGGAATAAATGCAGTGTGGTTCCATTTGATTTTGGCGATTACCGGCGGATGGTGGAGCCTAAGGGACACTTTGATCATCAGTCATCCAGAGGAAAAAGTAGTTCATCATCTTTGGTCATCGGAAAATTCTATTCATCAGTTATTGGAAGAGACAAAAAAACAAATACCAGGTTTTCGATTAGGATATATATCTTTCCCTCATCATTCAAAAGAGGAACCAATTGGATTTTATGGAAATCGTTTTGATTCGTCTGGATTAGAAAGTCGCTATGGTTCATATGTTCGTTATGATGTGAATTCCAAACAAATATTTGATCAAGTGGATATGTCGAAAGAGAGTTTGGGAAACAAAGTATTGGATTCTTTTCGTCCCTTACATTTTGGAACATTTGCCAACCATTTAAGTAAAATGATATGGGTAGTAGGTGGACTGACACCGGCGATACTTGCGATTAGTGGAATTAGTATTTTCTACATTAAAAGAAAGAATAGAAGAAGAACTCAAAAAAAACTTTTGAGTTCTTCTGTTTAATATTTATATTATTGCCAACATTTACTTGGATCGTAACATACATAAGTGCCTTTGAATCTTTCACAAGCTTCTTTTGCACTTTTTAAATCAGTGACTCCATAGTAAGCATTTGCTGGAATTAGGTATTTATGTTCCCCTTCTGTTGTATAAGCATAAGGGATTAGGTCATTGATTCCGTCCACACCGTCATAATGACAAGCAGCTATTTTATTGGTAATTGCACACGGTCCATTGAGTCGTTCTACAACAATCTGAATTCCAATGGCATTTCCAATGGTTGCATACGTTTGTTCCATGTTTAGTTCCCATTCAGCTTTTTTCTCAAGATAAGCGGTGGAATACTCTCTACAAAATAAATGTGGACCATCCTTGATGCTGAACCTATGGCTATAAGCAACATTTAGTCCTAGTCTTTGGGCTTCACTCATACTATTTGCATTGATTTGTTGAATCGCTAACATGGAAACCAGATCGTCACTGGTAACTTTGTCTTGGGGATCAAACAAATCGCATTGGAATACAAAGAGTCCAGCTGTGATGAGGGTGAGAAGGGTTTTTATTTTTGTTTTCATTGGTTTCTCCAGAAATTTAAATTTTATAAGTTAACATAAATCCGTAAGTTTTTGGTGCACCTGGTACAGCTTGAAAAGTCCCATCAATATAAGATGTGAAGTAATAGCGGTCATTGATATTGTTCATATAAAGATAAGCGGAAATTGTATCTGTTTCGTATCCAATTCTTGAATTGATTACATAGTATGGGTCACTATACACAGTGTTATCTGCTGCAAAATACATCTGACCGACTGCTTGGAATTCACCACGAAAGAAAATTCCATATTCGTTTCTATATTGGAGATAACTGACAATGTCATATTTTGGAATGAAGTGGACCCATTTGCCATTGAAGTCTCGGTTGAGAACGGAATCATGAAACTTGTTGAAAATTCCTTCTGTATAACCTGCTGAAAGGCCTATTTTGGTATCTTTTTGAGGTTTAATAAATGATTCTAATTCATAACCTCTGATCGTAACTAACTCTGCATTAAGGTTGATATATTGAGATAAGTTGATGGCACGGACTACATGGAAGTCTTGAGTTTCCGTATAGAACTGAGTATACTTTAATCCAAACTTTCCCTTAAAGAATTCTGATTTGATTCCAGCTTCGATTGTATCGTTAATCTCGGGTTTGAAAGCAGCTCTGTTTGGAACATTTACTACAGTGCTATAACCGGCGTTTTTATATCCACGACTAAAGCCGATAAAAAACATAAGATTGTCAATGGGTTTGTAATCAAAAATCAACCGAGAGACATTGTAATTGTATCGATTGTTAATCGTATATGGATCTGATAACACAAGAGTTTCTCCCAATGGATTGTTGGCTCGGGAAATTCCAACTGCTTGTTCTGTATGGGAAAGGCGGCTCTCTTGTCTTTCTAACCTGGCTCCTAGTGTGATGGTGAATTTTTCAGCAAAAGTATAACTATTATGAGTATAAAAACTTACGTTTTTATCATGAAGTCTTGATAAATTTTTCTCTCTTGTTGGTGCACTAAGCCCAGGAAAATCATTAATTACATAAACTTGAGATCTATGTTCTCTTGCTTGGTCTATGTTTGTAATTTTGTTTGAAGCATAAATCCCGGCTTTGAATTGTAAAGGGTCGTGTTTATCTTTTGATTCAAAGTAGATGTCATTAAGAAAGGTTGTGGCTTTTTCTACATAGATGGATCTGTTTTGGTCTGTTGTTGTGAAATCTGAATCCGCAGTGATTGGATCAATATCCATCTTTCGAATTGCTGATGCAGTTTTTAAATTTGTATGTGGGAGTTTGGTGGTTGTTGCTAATGAATAAGTGTTCCCAGTAACGTTACTTTTTCCTTCATAATCCCAATATACTTTTCTGTCTCCATTCACTCTATTGATATAAGTTCCATATAACTTTGAACAGTTGGATGGCATGGCTACACAACCTTGTAATAAGGCTTTTTCTCTTTCTGATTTTGCTCCTAAATAGTTAACTAGGTTTAAAGATCCATCATCAAAACTTTCCGCACTGATTTGTAAATCGGCTTCAAAAATATCGTTTGGAGTAAAATACAAACGAAAACGTCCTGCTTTTCCCTTCCGTCCATCGGGATGTGTTTTGTAGATTTCAACAGGGAGTTCATAGGGACGATTGTTAGGATAATAAAATCCAGTTATGTTGGAAAGGTATCCCTCACGTTCTGTACTTTTTCCTGCTATTCCGAAAAAAAGTTTATCATGAATGATTGGAGCATTATAGTAGATGGATGTTTCTTGTTTTTTATAATTTCCAGCATCATAAGTAATTTTACCTTCAGGAACGTTCGTTGGTTTTTTTGTCCTGATCTCAACAACACCGCCTTGAAAATTCTTTCCAAATAGAGTTGCTTGGCTGCCACGGTATACTTCTATATTTTCAAGACCATATAACTCCGTGTTAAGTGCTACGTTATCATTCAAAGGAATCCCATCTAAGATCAGTCCTACTGCTGGCTCACTAAAGGCGATACTCCTCATACCCCGAATATTAAAATAAGTAAAGTTACGTGATCCAGAATCGATGATGGAAAAATTGGGAACCTGTTTGTCGATATCATTGGTTCGGTTGATTCCTGCATCTTGGATGTCTTGTTCGTTTAAACGACTAATGCTATTGGGTGTTCGAAGGATTTCGCGATCTCTTTGGTCTTTTTTGCCGGTGACACGGATTCCTCCCTCCATCGGTTTGGAAGTTGGGTTAGGTGCAGAATCTGTTCCTCCGGTTCCCGTTCCGGTTTGGGTTTTAGAATTTTTCTCTTGGTTTTGCGCAGCAAGGGGGGCAGTCCATAAGACAGAGAAGATCAAAAAGGAAGCAGGGACTAGGGCTCTTTGGAAAAGGATGGTGCGAAAAAGAGAAAGAATTGGCTTTCTAATGGAATTTTTTATATGAGATCGATTCTCAAAAAGGAAAGTCATACGGCCATTGCCTCAGATAGACCGTCCCATGTCGATTAATAATTGAGATAAAGACTCAATCTCATATATTTGGGATTTCCCTAGAATCTTTCGATCGGACAATTGGATTGTTTCGGGAGTCTAAGGCTCTATGAGTGAAACAAATCCAATCAAAAGAAATATTTTTCAGACAGTCTTAAGAATCCTCTTAGGTGCATTTTTGGTTTTTGCTGGAGCAGGCCACCTAACTTGGCATAGAACAGAATTTCTGGCGCAGGTGCCTACTTGGTTACCAATCAATGCTGATTTGGTTGTTCTTTTATCAGGTGTTGTGGAAATTGTTTTGGGATTGTCCCTTATTTTTCTTCGCAGCAAACAAGCGCAAGTTGGTTGGGTTGTCGCTTT comes from Leptospira mtsangambouensis and encodes:
- a CDS encoding LIC_11695 family lipoprotein — encoded protein: MKTKIKTLLTLITAGLFVFQCDLFDPQDKVTSDDLVSMLAIQQINANSMSEAQRLGLNVAYSHRFSIKDGPHLFCREYSTAYLEKKAEWELNMEQTYATIGNAIGIQIVVERLNGPCAITNKIAACHYDGVDGINDLIPYAYTTEGEHKYLIPANAYYGVTDLKSAKEACERFKGTYVCYDPSKCWQ
- a CDS encoding PepSY-associated TM helix domain-containing protein; this encodes MGVSATRSFLLKAKTWYQLHMVLGIFGASFLLVLGVTGSLLVYGKELQAFTGLLSIEVKIERLPFDLLYKRLLEQVPDGSVAGWLVSDTKDQADQVWFHNLEIPSKESVYLINPYDGNITGELKENRSDSLYGFLLVLHYSLFLGGVGYFFTGCIALVYLFLAISGIKLYKRFWLSLLQLRLRESMQILFSDLHKFVGINAVWFHLILAITGGWWSLRDTLIISHPEEKVVHHLWSSENSIHQLLEETKKQIPGFRLGYISFPHHSKEEPIGFYGNRFDSSGLESRYGSYVRYDVNSKQIFDQVDMSKESLGNKVLDSFRPLHFGTFANHLSKMIWVVGGLTPAILAISGISIFYIKRKNRRRTQKKLLSSSV
- a CDS encoding nitrate reductase is translated as MTRESYPSTCSYCGVGCGVTVHKTSPTEILIEGDTEHPANKGLLCSKGMNLHYTVMDKTDRVLYPFHRKDRNNQLSKVSWDFALSGIADQFKKFIQTYGPDSVGFYVSGQLLTEEYYIINKLIKGFIGSNNIDTNSRLCMSSAVVGYKMALGEDSVPITYEDIELADCFLIAGANPAWCHPILFRRIEAHKKNHPEIKIIVVDPRRTDTCEDADLHLQIHPGTDIFLFHAIAKILIDNNWIDSEFIQSHTEGMDDLKILLSEFDVESAAETCGIPVSDIHLAASYIGKAKGFLSLWAMGLNQSVVGVNKNLALINLSLLTGKIGKPGSGPFSLTGQPNAMGGREVGGLCNLLPAHRDLSNADHREEVAKFWGVETEVIQSKPGFTAVEMFENLRTGKMKAVWIICTNPTTSLPDARIVEQGLRAAELVVVQDISMNSAAIPFADYVLPAAGWSEKQGTMTNSDRRVTYLSKILEPPGEALADTFIIKKFAEKMGFGSYFSYQTEEDVFLEHCALTKNTKIDISGLDYTILKEKRSVQWPYPHKDHGGTPRLFSDHIFYRANGKAKIFNVSPEDTSEKTSELFPFILTTGRIRDQWHTMTRTGKVQKLMEHKPEPYLEIHPEDAKRITLEDGAIAEVSNERGLVRVRTKITDTIKQGTVFLPMHWGKKNKNDESRANNLTNKDYDPFSKQPGFKISAVQVKPYTKEKEKILIIGGGNSTYAFIKNYKELVPDDEITVICKEENPLYNRILLPDFISGEKEFQELSSANSEEVISWNINLHTSTSVTEILPEAKIVKDSFGNSFSYNKLILATGSSPQIPKYIAQDMVGVFSLRAKNDADRIKGFFVPDSHALIVGGGLLGLELAAALKSLNVKVTVLVRTDRLMSKQLDSIACDILKEEIQKREIEVLFNSEISKVNGFGRVTNVELKDGRKLYPDGIVYAMGTSPNLHLAKGLGFELGEGIKVNEFLQTSDPDIYAIGEVAEHTSGVYGTVLAAEEQAKIAALHIFGYKYKTYSGSLHSNLLKIPGLELVSLKLPGVSFENLSDEYEEIVFLDRKRRRYKKCIVKGDKLVGAILIGDKAEFVEYKTLISSGVELGEKRGKLLSAGTVTKPPKGALVCSCNSVGRGNIEDEIKNGANNLEAIMTNTGAGTGCGSCRPEVNQIIKQMLEHTKTTV
- a CDS encoding DoxX family protein; this translates as MSETNPIKRNIFQTVLRILLGAFLVFAGAGHLTWHRTEFLAQVPTWLPINADLVVLLSGVVEIVLGLSLIFLRSKQAQVGWVVALFFVLIFPGNISQYVNGISAFGLDTDRARLIRLFFQPVLVLWAIWSCGSWVDFQTKRKN
- a CDS encoding TonB-dependent receptor, giving the protein MTFLFENRSHIKNSIRKPILSLFRTILFQRALVPASFLIFSVLWTAPLAAQNQEKNSKTQTGTGTGGTDSAPNPTSKPMEGGIRVTGKKDQRDREILRTPNSISRLNEQDIQDAGINRTNDIDKQVPNFSIIDSGSRNFTYFNIRGMRSIAFSEPAVGLILDGIPLNDNVALNTELYGLENIEVYRGSQATLFGKNFQGGVVEIRTKKPTNVPEGKITYDAGNYKKQETSIYYNAPIIHDKLFFGIAGKSTEREGYLSNITGFYYPNNRPYELPVEIYKTHPDGRKGKAGRFRLYFTPNDIFEADLQISAESFDDGSLNLVNYLGAKSEREKALLQGCVAMPSNCSKLYGTYINRVNGDRKVYWDYEGKSNVTGNTYSLATTTKLPHTNLKTASAIRKMDIDPITADSDFTTTDQNRSIYVEKATTFLNDIYFESKDKHDPLQFKAGIYASNKITNIDQAREHRSQVYVINDFPGLSAPTREKNLSRLHDKNVSFYTHNSYTFAEKFTITLGARLERQESRLSHTEQAVGISRANNPLGETLVLSDPYTINNRYNYNVSRLIFDYKPIDNLMFFIGFSRGYKNAGYSTVVNVPNRAAFKPEINDTIEAGIKSEFFKGKFGLKYTQFYTETQDFHVVRAINLSQYINLNAELVTIRGYELESFIKPQKDTKIGLSAGYTEGIFNKFHDSVLNRDFNGKWVHFIPKYDIVSYLQYRNEYGIFFRGEFQAVGQMYFAADNTVYSDPYYVINSRIGYETDTISAYLYMNNINDRYYFTSYIDGTFQAVPGAPKTYGFMLTYKI
- the nirB gene encoding nitrite reductase large subunit NirB, with amino-acid sequence MIKRKLIVIGNGMVGHRFCEKLVEFGGTDKFEITVLGEEPRRAYDRVHLSEYFADKSADSLYLCPPDWYRTNGIKLLLSEPAISIDTIKRKLVTNLGTELEFDELIFATGSSPFVPPLEGLDKEGVFVYRTIEDLEQTMEYSKKIKKAAVLGGGLLGLEAAKALVDLGKETHVVEFAPRLMPRQLDDGGASILKSKIEEIGVEIHLNKQTEKVLGNEKIEGFEFKDGGNLQFDMLIVSAGIRPRDELAKEAGIAVGERGGIIVDDGMGTNVYGIYAIGEVALHRNFIYGLVAPGYEMAETLAFNLCSPGSKPKVYTGSDLSTKLKLIGVEVASFGDALGQAEHIPIVFKNPRSGVYKKLVISPDGKYLLGGILVGDAKAYGNLLSFYLNKMELPEEPETLIVGSVSAENLFGADTLPDEAKICSCNNVSKGDILKAIREKECYDITILKNCSKAGSGCGGCLPQVNSILKAELKVQGKVVTEHLCEHFKYSRKELFQVIKVKSLKTFPDVIKELGRGNGCEVCKPAVASIIASIWNEPILKHREIQDTNDKYLANIQRGGTYSVVPRIPGGEITPDKLIAIGDVAKKYNLYCKITGGQRIDLLGARIDQLPAIWKDLIEFGFESGHAYGKSMRTVKSCVGSTWCRFGVQDSTSFAIKLEERYKGIRAPHKLKCGVSGCIRECAEARGKDFGIIATERGWNLYIGGNGGVNPKHAILFAEDLDEDTCIKYIDRYMMFYIRTADKLMRTSTWLEQLEGGIEYLKDVVINDRLGINSQLDEEMNSLVNTYLCEWKDVVEDPEKQNKFRHFVNSPEIDPNIKFIEERGQIRPVDWVEKDLVNSK